From Panicum hallii strain FIL2 chromosome 2, PHallii_v3.1, whole genome shotgun sequence, a single genomic window includes:
- the LOC112880998 gene encoding vegetative cell wall protein gp1-like, producing the protein MPARGRRLRAAAPIISDAIGDGSKNGVGGGGGGVPAGSEASLSFSFERGRGDGCHLAHRILKKFFKKYNQVRHVRLLPPRRARVAGSPLLRRQRTVPHALQPTAAPASPTRLRLVQSAVLRPRHPHRRRPLARARDLATLRRPRGASPPTSHRFQSSHDSGCSRALATSPRSGAAISPALTAAGLSRKRAISPHSGVPAAPPRRLPTSPPSHPIPVPPRHPLPIRPNAAPPRDSRTGAARSQVPPRRPPPIRPNTAPPRDSRAGAARSQVPPRHPPPIHHNTAPPRDSRAGAARSQVPPRRPPPIHHNTAPPRDSRAGATRSQVPTRRLPPILPNAAPCRRTGDARGQYLEAWNIFVTLRRRSRLCAGYSLLMQR; encoded by the coding sequence ATGCCTGCTCGAGGCCGCAGGCTCCGCGCTGCTGCACCTATCATCTCCGACGCGATCGGCGACGGCAGCAAGAATggtgtgggcggcggcggcggcggagttcCAGCAGGTTCTGAGgcttctctttccttttctttcgaAAGAGGAAGGGGGGACGGTTGTCACTTGGCACACAGGATCCTGAAGAAGTTCTTTAAAAAATACAATCAGGTCCGCCACGTCCGACTCCTGCCTCCCCGACGAGCACGGGTCGCCGGCTCTCCGCTGCTCCGCCGCCAACGCACCGTCCCCCACGCTTTGCAGCCGACCGCGGCGCCGGCCTCACCCACGCGGCTCCGCCTAGTCCAGAGCGCCGTCCTCCGTCCCCGCCAccctcaccgccgccggcctctCGCGCGAGCGCGCGACCTCGCCACGCTCCGGCGTCCCCGCGGGGCCTCCCCGCCGACTTCCCACCGGTTCCAGAGCTCGCACGACTCCGGCTGCTCCCGCGCGCTCGCGACTTCCCCCCGCTCCGGCGCCGCCATCTCGCCCGccctcaccgccgccggcctctCCCGCAAGCGCGCGATCTCGCCCCACTCCGGCGTCCCCGCCGCGCCTCCCCGCCGACTTCCCACCTCCCCGCCGTCCCATCCCATCCCCGTCCCGCCGCGCCACCCTCTGCCAATCCGCCCCaacgctgcgccgccgcgcgaCTCCcgcaccggagccgcccgctcgcaggtcccgccgcgccgccctccaCCAATCCGCCCCAACACTGCGCCGCCGCGCGACTCCCGCGCCGGAGCCGCCCGCTCGCAGGTCCCGCCGCGCCACCCTCCACCAATCCACCACAACACTGCGCCGCCGCGCGACTCCCGCGCCGGAGCCGCCCGCTCGCAggtcccgccgcgccgccctccaCCAATCCACCACAACACTGCGCCGCCGCGCGACTCCCGCGCCGGAGCCACCCGCTCGCAGGTTCCGACGCGCCGCCTTCCACCAATCCTCCCAAatgccgcgccgtgccgccgcaCCGGGGACGCTCGAGGTCAG
- the LOC112880999 gene encoding uncharacterized protein LOC112880999 — protein sequence MCNHLQLYALYFLFTILIHVIISYRIIEFEEHDVILLFAAFNVKVVHGWLSDPDDNELFNVIGNCTRESLLTKISNGGIKELLTGSSNPSSLGKRIQMFAKSGITRHGLKMLHGGTFERELTVLCNKDQFDIICKFSGDLFILETHEDILKTLKEVSWKRLTLSEEESFYVSMRLDPIKRQKNIHKASEWSQRKLSELDGSDDKGQKKKNTNKKKQTNITKNVKEEIPETETSEHDPSISHVSPPEKGALIPPTLADRFFMFLLE from the exons ATGTGTAATCACTTGCAACTTTACGCTTTATATTTTTTATTCACTATATTGATTCATGTCATAATATCTTATAGGATTATTGAGTTCGAAGAACATGATGTGATCTTGCTGTTCGCCGCTTTCAACGTTAAAGTTGTACATGGGTGGCTATCTGACCCGGATGATAATGAGCTTTTCAATGTTATTGGAAATTGCACTCGTGAATCCCTGCTGACAAAAATTAGTAATGGAGGTATTAAGGAACTTCTCACTGGCAGTAGTAATCCTTCATCTTTGG gtaaaaggattcaaatgtttgCTAAGTCAGGCATAACAAGACATGG GTTGAAAATGTTACATGGAGGCACGTTCGAGCGTGAGTTAACAGTCCTTTGCAACAAAGATCAATTTGACATTATCTGTAAG TTTTCTGGTGATCTCTTCATTCTGGAAACACATGAAGATATTCTGAAAACACTCAAAGAAGTCTCGTGGAAAAGGCTAACATTG TCAGAAGAGGAAAGCTTCTATGTTTCAATGCGTCTTGATCCAATCAAGAGGCAAAAAAATATCCACAAG GCATCTGAGTGGAGTCAAAGAAAACTGTCAGAACTGGATGGTTCTGATGACAAagggcagaagaagaagaacacgAACAAGAAGAAGCAAACAAACATTACAAAGAACGTAAAGGAAGAGATTCCTGAGACAGAAACATCTGAACATGATCCTTCCATTTCTCATGTGTCTCCGCCTGAGAAAGGAGCCCTTATCCCACCAACACTTGCTGATCGTTTCTTCATGTTTTTATTAGAGTAA